GACAATACCCACCACGCCCACCGCCAGGGCCAGTCCACTGGCCACCAGCGCATAAATGCCGGCGGCCAGGATGCCGTTGATGAGGGTTTGTAGCAGTAAATCCATAAAGTTGGCTGATAGCAAAGGGGCTGATTAGCTATACGCCATTAGCTATCAGCGCTGAGCCTTTAGTAGTTGCCAGGGAACCGCAGTGGACGGGCGGCACGGCTGGTCGGGAAGACCGGACGACGCGAACCTTCCAGGTACTGGAACTGGAACCAGATGCTCTGGTTGAAGCCCTGGAAGCGGGTTCTGCCGGTATCCGAGGGCTTGAAGGAAAGGGGGCCGAAAGGTGTATCCATCTGCACCTTGGCCAGCTCGGCGGCAATGCGGTCTTTGTCGGTAGAGTTGGCGGCCTCTACCGCCTTGCCCAGGCTCAGGGCAATTACGTAGCCCATGGGAGCCATATACTCATCGGTAATTTCACCAAACTTGCGGCGGTACTGGGTCACAAAGCGGCGGCTTTCGTTGTTGGCCACCGAGGGTAGCCAGGCGGTCATACCGGCCACATCGTTGGAGAGGTTGTTCTTTTCAAAGCCCAGGGGCCAGGCGGGCGGCGCGCCATAAATCAGCTTGGGTTCCAAACCGACCTGGCGGGTCTGGGCGGCAATGGGCAGGGCGTCCACGTCGTAGCCAATCCAGTACAGGATGTCCGGGCGGAAGGACTTGAACCGGGTCAGGATGGCCGTAAAGCTGCCGGAGCCCGACTTGAAGGGTTCGGCCTGCACGGTGTAGCCCTGGTTTTGCAGTTGCTGCCGGTACACCTGGATACCCGCTGAGCCAAAAGGCCCGTCTTCGTAGAGGATGGCGACCCGTCGCGCGCCGTTGTCGTGGAGGTATTTGAAGAACTCGAGGGCCGCCGCCACGTTGTGGTAGTCCCAGGGGTGGTAGTGGAAGAAGCGCCCGTAATCGCTAAAAGCCTGCTCCACCACACTGCTGGCCGCGCCGATGCACAAAAACAGCGGGTTGTACTGCTTGACCGGGCCGGAGAGGGCAAAGGTCACCCCGGAGGCTAGCCCCCCGATGACGATGTCTACCCGATCCACCGTCATGAGCTTGGTCAGGGCGGGTACGGCGGCCGCAGGCGCGTTTCCGTCGTCCACGACTACCAGCTCTATCTTGACCTTTCCTCCTGCATTCACCTGATCTACGCCCAACTGCACCCCGTTGAGCGCAGCCTTGCCCGCCACCGTCGAGATGGGCAGCAGCACTCCGACCCGAACCGTGGTTTGGGCCAGCGCAAGGCCGGCCAGACCCAAAACTGCCAGAAGAACTACCAGAACTTTTCTCATGCCTTCCTCCTACAAACCAAATTGCTCAACCATCCCTTTCCCCCCTTTTGGGGAAAAGGGGCCGGGGGATTGGGGATGTAAGGGTTTGCTCTCACGCGACTACCTCCTCGTACAAGACAGTGGCCTCTCCGCTGATGATCTGCTCGCCCCGCTGGTTGGTACACACGGTTTCCAGGGTCAGGATGGGCTTGTCTTCGCGGACGGCTTTGACCCTGACGGTAGCCGTAATGGTGTCACCGATAAAGGTGGGCCGCAGAAACTTCAGGGTTTGGCCCAGGTAGATGGCTCCCACCCCCGGTAGTTTGGTGCCGATGGCGGTGGAAATCAGCCCGGCTACCAGAATGCCCTGGGCGATGCGCTGCCCAAAGCGGCTCTTGCGGGCAAACTCTGCATCTACGTGCAGGGGGTTGGTGTCGCCTACTGCCCCGATGAACTGCGCGATGTGGGCTTCGCCGATGGTCTGGGTATAACTGGCCGAATCGCCGACTTTGAACCTCATGCCGCCTCCAAGAACGCTGTGAGATGTTGAACCAGAAGAGGAGTGTTTTCTAGGGCTGCGACGTGACCCACACCCGGTAGCACCTGGTGGATGGCTCCGGGAATGGCCTTGGCTATTTCCTGGCTATACAGAGGCGGAAACAACAGGTCTTCCTCGCCCGAGAGCACCAGGGTGGGGGCTTTGATGTTTGAAAGCTGGGGCCGCAGATCGCCCAGGGTTAGAAAGCCGTTCATCAAGTTGTGCTGGGCTTCCATGCTGGGGGCTGCAAGAAACATCTGCTCGAGCGATGCGGGTGTGTCAATCTCCGGATGGGCCTCCAAAAAGGCCCGCCCCCAGATCCAGGGCAGCGCAATCTGCAAGCGTCCCAGGGTGCCACCCCATTCCAGGGCCAACTGCCAGCTTCGCACCTTGGCCCGGATCAAGGGGTCTACTCGAGCCGTGGTACAGAGCAGAACGAGCATCTGCAAGCCACTGGGCTGCCGAGTTGCGTATACCTGTGCTACAACCCCTCCATTGGAAAGCCCCAGCAGGTGATAGCGCCCGATTTCCAGTGCCGCTAGAAGTGCGTGTAAATCGTCGGCGTGGAGTTCGGGGGTATAGGGGCCTTCGGGTACGGCGCTTTTGCCCTGTCCGCGCATGTCGTAGCGCAGCACCGGAAAGCCTTGCAGGTAAGGCATCAAGGGCTCCCAGGCCTCGGTGCGCTGGAAGATGCCGTTGAGCAGAACCAGCGTAGGGCGGCTTGGTGAGGGGATGCCCCCGTCTAGCTGATAGAACAACTCGGTGCCGTTGACGGAGATTCTAGGCATGTTCCCCCCTAAAGCGCGCGGCCAGGATGCTCTTTAGGATTTTGCCGGGGCCGCTTTTGGGCAATTCGGTGGTAAAGAAAAAATGCTTGGGAACCTTGTACCCCGCCAGTCTGCTTTTCAGGAAGGCCCGGAGCTCCTCTTCACTGGTCGGGCTCTTGAGCACGATGGCGGCCAGCCCCACCTCGCCCCAGCGGGCATCGGGCACCCCCACCACCGCGCACTCCAGCACCGCGGGGTGGTCGTAGAGGGCCCGTTCGATCTCGATGGGATAGACGTTCTCGCCTCCCGAAATGAACATTTCCTTGGCCCGCCCCACGATGTAGTAGCGTCCGTCCTCGTCGCGCTGGGCCAGATCGCCGGTGCGCAACCAGGTGCGCCCTCCCTGCTCGACCAGTGCAGCGGCAGTATCGTGGGGCCGCCCGTAATAGCCCGCCATGACCACCGGCCCCGAGAGCCATAGCTCGCCTTCATCGGCCTCCTGGCCGTTGGCATCGACCAGCCGGGCCCACAGGTGGGGCATGGGTCGGCCCACCGATTCGGGGAACTGCTCGGCTTCGTCTAACTCCAGCGTAAAGCAGTTTACGCCCGCTTCGGTCAGACCATAGCCTTGTTTGAAGCGCACCTGCTTGGCCTTGAACGCTTCGCGCACCGGGGCCGGACAAGGGGCCCCCCCCGAGATGGCCCAGCGCACGCTTTGCAGGTTGGCCGTGGCAAAGTCGGGGTGCTGGGCGAGCATCTGGTACATGGTAGGCACCAAAAACAACAGGCTCACTTGATGCTCTGAGACCCAGCGCAGGTACTCGGCGGGGTCGAATTTCTCCTGGATGAGCAAACTACCTCCCAGGTACAGCAAGGGCGTGGCCAAGGCATTGAGAGCGGCGTGAAACATGGGTGTGGCCAGGATGTAGCGATCCTCGGGCCGCAAACCCCAGCTCAGGGAGGTCTGGAAGGCATTGACCAGTAGCTGGCGATAGGGAATCAGGGCGCCTTTGGGCAGTCCGGTGGTGCCGCCGGTAAAGAGGATCAGGGCGGTGTCCTCGAGCGCTGCTTGGTAGGGGAGCAGGGGGCCTTTGGGCAGGGTTTGCAAGGCCTCCAGTGGCAAGGGCGAGGGGTGTAGTCTGCGGGCCAGCGCAGCAAAATCTTCCCCATAGAAAAGCACTTTGGGGCCGGTGTACTCGAGCAAACCCTGTAGCTCGGTCTCGCTCAGACGGTGGTTGAACAGGGTGGGGATGAACCCCAGCAGCGGGGCGGCGAAGTAGAGCTCGAGGTAGCCCAGGTGGTTCAGGCTCAAAACCCCTACCCGGTCGCCTTTCTGGATGCCCAGGCCGGCCAGTGACCCGGCCGCTCGTTCGGCCCGCTGATATAGCTCAGCGTAGCTTACCCACCGTCCGCGCCACAGCACCGCCGGACGGCTGGGGTGGTACTCGGCCAGACGCGCCAGCCAGTTGGTGTTTAGCTCCATAGGCCCTCCGCTGCGCCCTCTTCCCAACGCAACACGGCGGCCCCCCAGTGATACCCCACCCCTGCGGCGGCCAGTGCCAGCAGGCTGCCCGGGCCAATCTTGCCGGCTTGCCTCGCCAGTTGCACCGAGAGAATGGGGTCAAGTTGGCCCAGATGTCCGTAGTCCGACAGATAAATCGAACGCGCTTCGGAAAGCCCCAGGCCCTCCAGCACTGCTTTGTGCGCGGAAGGCTTCATGTGCAGGAGGGCCAGATAATCCAGGTCGGCGGCGGTGTAGCCGGCTTGCTGCAAGGCCCCGTTGATAACCTCCAGAAAGCCCGGCAGCGAAACCTGCTCGAGCCGCGATTTCATGAACTCGGGTTCGGCCACGCGCAGCTTGTACTGCTCGGTGTTGGTGGGGTTGAGTGGGGCCACCGTTCCTCCTACCGGAACCCGGACGGTGTTGGCTAGCGCGGGGTCGGTCTTGAGCTGCGTGGATAACAGCTTCAGACCCGGCCCGTGACGGGTCAGAATGGCAGCGCCCCCTCCTGCGGCCAGGTCGTACATGAAGCGCACCGACTCGTCTTGGTAGTCAATCAGGTCGCCGTTGCGGTAGCCGCCCGCAATCAGGAGGGCCTCAATTTCGGGGCGGCTGGCAAAAAGCCCCTCGGCCACGGTCAGGGCGGTGATAAAGGT
This genomic stretch from Meiothermus sp. harbors:
- a CDS encoding ABC transporter substrate-binding protein is translated as MRKVLVVLLAVLGLAGLALAQTTVRVGVLLPISTVAGKAALNGVQLGVDQVNAGGKVKIELVVVDDGNAPAAAVPALTKLMTVDRVDIVIGGLASGVTFALSGPVKQYNPLFLCIGAASSVVEQAFSDYGRFFHYHPWDYHNVAAALEFFKYLHDNGARRVAILYEDGPFGSAGIQVYRQQLQNQGYTVQAEPFKSGSGSFTAILTRFKSFRPDILYWIGYDVDALPIAAQTRQVGLEPKLIYGAPPAWPLGFEKNNLSNDVAGMTAWLPSVANNESRRFVTQYRRKFGEITDEYMAPMGYVIALSLGKAVEAANSTDKDRIAAELAKVQMDTPFGPLSFKPSDTGRTRFQGFNQSIWFQFQYLEGSRRPVFPTSRAARPLRFPGNY
- a CDS encoding MaoC family dehydratase; this encodes MRFKVGDSASYTQTIGEAHIAQFIGAVGDTNPLHVDAEFARKSRFGQRIAQGILVAGLISTAIGTKLPGVGAIYLGQTLKFLRPTFIGDTITATVRVKAVREDKPILTLETVCTNQRGEQIISGEATVLYEEVVA
- a CDS encoding alpha/beta fold hydrolase, with the protein product MPRISVNGTELFYQLDGGIPSPSRPTLVLLNGIFQRTEAWEPLMPYLQGFPVLRYDMRGQGKSAVPEGPYTPELHADDLHALLAALEIGRYHLLGLSNGGVVAQVYATRQPSGLQMLVLLCTTARVDPLIRAKVRSWQLALEWGGTLGRLQIALPWIWGRAFLEAHPEIDTPASLEQMFLAAPSMEAQHNLMNGFLTLGDLRPQLSNIKAPTLVLSGEEDLLFPPLYSQEIAKAIPGAIHQVLPGVGHVAALENTPLLVQHLTAFLEAA
- a CDS encoding class I adenylate-forming enzyme family protein; its protein translation is MELNTNWLARLAEYHPSRPAVLWRGRWVSYAELYQRAERAAGSLAGLGIQKGDRVGVLSLNHLGYLELYFAAPLLGFIPTLFNHRLSETELQGLLEYTGPKVLFYGEDFAALARRLHPSPLPLEALQTLPKGPLLPYQAALEDTALILFTGGTTGLPKGALIPYRQLLVNAFQTSLSWGLRPEDRYILATPMFHAALNALATPLLYLGGSLLIQEKFDPAEYLRWVSEHQVSLLFLVPTMYQMLAQHPDFATANLQSVRWAISGGAPCPAPVREAFKAKQVRFKQGYGLTEAGVNCFTLELDEAEQFPESVGRPMPHLWARLVDANGQEADEGELWLSGPVVMAGYYGRPHDTAAALVEQGGRTWLRTGDLAQRDEDGRYYIVGRAKEMFISGGENVYPIEIERALYDHPAVLECAVVGVPDARWGEVGLAAIVLKSPTSEEELRAFLKSRLAGYKVPKHFFFTTELPKSGPGKILKSILAARFRGEHA
- a CDS encoding 3-oxoacyl-ACP synthase, with translation MAYLRGLGVYLPAPRMTSSEIALASGLPEWVVREKLGIHQKPVPGPDDHPARMAGWAAGQALADAGLEGTAVDVVISITDEHKDFPVWSSAPLIAQMVDADKAWCFDLNQKCATFITALTVAEGLFASRPEIEALLIAGGYRNGDLIDYQDESVRFMYDLAAGGGAAILTRHGPGLKLLSTQLKTDPALANTVRVPVGGTVAPLNPTNTEQYKLRVAEPEFMKSRLEQVSLPGFLEVINGALQQAGYTAADLDYLALLHMKPSAHKAVLEGLGLSEARSIYLSDYGHLGQLDPILSVQLARQAGKIGPGSLLALAAAGVGYHWGAAVLRWEEGAAEGLWS